One stretch of Rathayibacter festucae DSM 15932 DNA includes these proteins:
- a CDS encoding phosphotransferase, whose product MTGGNALERAFEQALRVLAVARDGDTVPGWRGRTLSGPVRRDRERLWLRLVSSPSALAHGTWWTGTADSAVLPALPKPVVLAVEEWDPPHVEGFRLRAELMTRLPGRALSPTAELAPETEVDPAVWVELGGVLDALAAVPTLRESTVPATVDRLLHSFFGDRFPRGTPCWTTAHGDLHPGNLLVAPLGLADWEAWGRGPEHLDVATLYVHSLAAPDARRSLVEVLGERLHSDAALPALAFAAAKVLARSVSGDYPTLVTPVHRLLDDLTARPLGAGGTTARRR is encoded by the coding sequence GTGACCGGCGGGAACGCGCTCGAGCGCGCCTTCGAGCAGGCCCTCCGCGTGCTCGCCGTCGCGAGGGACGGTGACACGGTCCCCGGCTGGCGAGGCAGGACCCTCTCCGGTCCTGTCCGGCGCGACCGCGAGCGGCTCTGGCTCCGTCTCGTCAGCTCCCCCTCGGCGCTCGCCCACGGGACGTGGTGGACCGGCACGGCGGACAGCGCCGTGCTCCCGGCCCTGCCCAAGCCTGTCGTGCTCGCCGTCGAGGAGTGGGACCCGCCCCACGTCGAGGGGTTCCGGCTCCGCGCCGAGCTGATGACCCGCCTGCCCGGTCGCGCCCTGTCCCCGACGGCGGAGCTCGCGCCGGAGACCGAGGTCGATCCGGCGGTCTGGGTCGAGCTCGGCGGCGTCCTCGACGCGCTCGCCGCCGTCCCGACGCTGCGGGAGTCGACCGTCCCGGCCACGGTGGACCGGCTTCTGCACAGCTTCTTCGGCGACCGGTTCCCGCGCGGCACCCCGTGCTGGACGACGGCGCACGGCGACCTGCACCCCGGCAACCTGCTCGTCGCTCCGCTCGGCCTCGCCGATTGGGAGGCCTGGGGGCGCGGACCCGAGCACCTGGATGTCGCGACCCTCTACGTGCACAGCCTCGCCGCCCCGGACGCCCGGCGCTCCCTCGTCGAGGTGCTCGGCGAGCGGCTGCACTCGGACGCCGCACTGCCCGCCCTCGCCTTCGCCGCCGCGAAGGTGCTCGCCCGGTCGGTCTCCGGCGACTACCCGACGCTGGTCACCCCCGTGCACCGGCTCCTCGACGACCTGACCGCGCGACCGCTCGGCGCCGGCGGCACGACCGCTCGACGACGATGA
- the mpaP gene encoding daptide biosynthesis intramembrane metalloprotease, whose product MSDPAPRLADTVTIDEPIAPGAPWILSVRGVPRARVGPAVATFAAGLRPSAHETDETDGTGSTSLTDEETAALLREFATAGLLAGSERREPRSHRLQFRPPASLQLTLLDATRPALVLARLLRRRPIRLLAVAAVVAVLLLGTASAIAHSAEIAAVLSEPLPLPSLLAVSVAFLLAGAVHEAGHAVSLAAFGGRPRRAGVMIFYLAPAFFCDVTDGWRLGDRRSRAAVALAGPAVHLVLAASAATALLWAPTGRSALACFVVAAALSAVTNLIPLVHLDGYLALVAVLDRPFLRRAAIGAVGDAVLRLLGGTAPRASPWLVLFGVGCRGFALLLIGWAYVRSVPVLVLTEPGAVIALVFAAALLGALVVSLVRFARAAREARVGALRVAVASAVLAAALAGVGALPLEERIEAGYVVRNDEAFLVRTSADPRIVPGTPVRLTSNGIAVRSPRSTAVVSGPAEPLLAPIAALAPLTGLDDVPAVGYPLALPDSASTPPVGGASVSLGGGTIGGAVLDLVAGDALRRLGVGR is encoded by the coding sequence ATGAGCGATCCCGCGCCCCGACTGGCGGACACCGTGACGATCGACGAGCCGATCGCGCCCGGCGCTCCGTGGATCCTCTCGGTGCGGGGCGTCCCGCGCGCACGGGTCGGTCCCGCGGTGGCGACCTTCGCGGCCGGGCTGCGCCCGAGCGCGCACGAGACGGACGAGACGGACGGCACCGGGAGCACCTCCCTGACGGACGAGGAGACGGCCGCCCTGCTCCGCGAGTTCGCGACGGCCGGGCTCCTCGCCGGCTCCGAGCGCCGCGAGCCCCGGTCGCATCGCCTGCAGTTCCGGCCGCCGGCGAGTCTCCAGCTGACCCTGCTCGACGCGACGCGGCCGGCGCTCGTGCTCGCGCGGCTCCTGCGCCGACGGCCGATCCGGCTGCTCGCCGTCGCCGCGGTCGTCGCGGTGCTGCTCCTGGGTACCGCGAGCGCGATCGCGCACTCGGCGGAGATCGCCGCCGTCCTCAGCGAGCCACTGCCCCTGCCCTCGCTCCTCGCGGTCTCGGTCGCGTTCCTGCTCGCGGGAGCGGTCCATGAGGCCGGTCACGCGGTCTCCCTCGCGGCCTTCGGTGGACGGCCGCGGCGCGCCGGGGTGATGATTTTCTACCTCGCCCCCGCGTTCTTCTGCGACGTCACCGACGGCTGGCGCCTGGGCGACCGGCGCTCCCGCGCGGCGGTCGCGCTGGCCGGACCGGCGGTGCACCTCGTCCTCGCGGCGAGCGCCGCCACCGCCCTGCTGTGGGCGCCGACGGGGCGGTCCGCCCTCGCGTGCTTCGTCGTCGCGGCCGCACTCAGCGCGGTGACCAATCTCATTCCGCTCGTGCACCTCGACGGCTACCTGGCCCTGGTCGCGGTCCTCGACCGGCCGTTCCTGCGCAGAGCCGCGATCGGAGCCGTCGGCGACGCCGTCCTGCGCCTGCTGGGCGGAACCGCGCCACGCGCCTCCCCCTGGCTCGTCCTGTTCGGGGTCGGCTGCCGCGGCTTCGCCCTGCTCCTGATCGGCTGGGCCTACGTCCGCAGCGTCCCCGTCCTGGTCCTCACCGAGCCAGGCGCGGTCATCGCGCTCGTGTTCGCCGCAGCGCTCCTCGGCGCACTCGTCGTCTCCCTAGTCCGGTTCGCGCGAGCCGCGAGAGAAGCGCGAGTCGGAGCGCTCCGGGTCGCCGTCGCGTCCGCCGTCCTCGCCGCCGCTCTCGCCGGAGTCGGCGCCCTCCCCCTCGAGGAGCGCATCGAGGCCGGCTACGTCGTCCGCAACGACGAGGCCTTCCTCGTGCGGACCTCGGCCGACCCGAGGATCGTGCCGGGCACCCCGGTTCGGCTGACCAGCAACGGGATCGCGGTGCGGTCCCCGCGGTCGACGGCCGTCGTCAGCGGGCCCGCGGAGCCGCTGCTCGCCCCGATCGCGGCGCTCGCGCCCCTCACCGGGCTCGACGACGTGCCGGCCGTCGGCTATCCCCTCGCCCTGCCCGACTCCGCGAGCACTCCCCCGGTGGGCGGCGCCTCGGTCTCCCTCGGCGGCGGCACGATCGGCGGCGCGGTGCTCGATCTCGTCGCCGGGGACGCCCTCCGCCGCCTGGGGGTCGGCCGGTGA
- the mpaM gene encoding daptide-type RiPP biosynthesis methyltransferase, translated as MQHPSDPPPLTAASAALLGALSPATVAPEDLYGPDGSVVYEHFTAEDRSEISPLLAAVRRTEGPILELACGGGRLTVPLLGLGRPVVGLDLSPTMVDILRSRIAALPAARIADGSRALVGDMTCFHLPERFGAVVLGATSIALLDRAGRHAFLRAAREHLGADGVLLITASSPDHAYVAGSRSSRIRAVPGPSGGPGAAVVTSAVTPDGLHRDVEVVQLGLDPEGRAAARFFRSRVNVVDADQVAVEAERAGLWLVARTALVETEDSTLLQLVRA; from the coding sequence ATGCAGCACCCCTCGGACCCGCCGCCGCTCACCGCGGCGAGCGCCGCCCTCCTCGGCGCCCTCTCCCCCGCCACCGTGGCGCCGGAGGACCTCTACGGACCCGACGGGTCCGTCGTCTACGAGCACTTCACCGCGGAGGACCGCAGCGAGATCAGCCCCCTGCTGGCAGCGGTCCGCCGGACCGAGGGGCCGATCCTCGAGCTGGCCTGCGGCGGTGGACGCCTCACGGTGCCCCTCCTGGGCCTCGGCCGCCCCGTCGTCGGCCTCGACCTCTCGCCGACGATGGTCGACATCCTCCGGTCGCGGATCGCGGCGCTGCCCGCCGCCAGGATCGCCGACGGCTCCCGGGCGCTGGTCGGCGACATGACCTGCTTCCACCTGCCGGAGCGCTTCGGCGCCGTCGTCCTCGGTGCCACGTCCATCGCGCTCCTGGACCGAGCCGGCCGGCACGCCTTCCTCCGGGCCGCCCGCGAGCACCTCGGAGCGGACGGCGTCCTCCTGATCACCGCGTCGAGCCCCGACCACGCCTACGTCGCCGGAAGCCGCAGCTCGCGCATCCGCGCCGTGCCCGGGCCGTCCGGCGGACCGGGAGCGGCCGTCGTGACGTCCGCCGTCACCCCCGACGGTCTCCACCGGGACGTCGAGGTCGTGCAGCTCGGTCTCGATCCCGAGGGGCGTGCGGCGGCACGCTTCTTCCGCTCGCGGGTGAACGTCGTCGACGCCGACCAGGTCGCGGTGGAGGCCGAGCGCGCGGGACTGTGGCTCGTCGCGCGGACCGCGCTGGTGGAGACCGAGGACTCGACGCTGCTGCAGCTGGTCCGGGCATGA
- a CDS encoding daptide-type RiPP: protein MQPPTPLRFEEIESMAAPDSDWYIATKLGIAVGLGLGAIVLT, encoded by the coding sequence ATGCAACCACCCACCCCCCTGCGATTCGAGGAGATCGAGTCGATGGCTGCACCCGATTCCGACTGGTACATCGCCACGAAGCTCGGGATCGCTGTCGGCCTCGGGCTCGGCGCGATCGTCCTGACCTAG
- a CDS encoding iron-containing alcohol dehydrogenase, which translates to MRVRSTDLRSGLASDAATTGSRRTLFVLDSALVRSGAVEPERLHGPVVVLDVAIEQGLLLDTVDRALRAVRPDRLVGIGGGRLHDVAALARLFAADRALRSRIDGLMSRHGGLLAPDLPASTEVPRLVLVPTTIGPGSETSAAACREIGGLRSVVVGEALRADAAVLDAELTATLTRSSVLEGAAEAALRLIGSRSGSPADRSADDRSRRLLEALAEAGGRVAGSAGLVRRADRATLAAASADSHGVLRSATADPFAATHWYLANEVSSRAGLRKVPATMPLLPVLWSRDSPERRARRRAVWQWFAAPLGLDPDPVVGSAQWSERWGITAPAVADRALRDAALAIVARWDSSALPGLAVDDALRLLRAAFPPARALRPNEGGEHMNTTNELEFHELEQAVAPDWESATSGFTTGLLVAGVFVGLLT; encoded by the coding sequence ATGAGGGTCCGCAGCACCGATCTGCGGTCCGGTCTGGCGTCGGATGCAGCGACCACCGGCTCCCGGCGGACCCTCTTCGTGCTCGACAGCGCGCTCGTCCGGAGCGGAGCCGTCGAGCCCGAGCGACTGCACGGACCGGTGGTCGTCCTCGACGTCGCGATCGAGCAGGGTCTGCTGCTCGACACCGTCGACCGCGCCCTCCGCGCTGTCCGTCCCGACCGCCTCGTCGGCATCGGCGGCGGCAGGCTGCACGACGTGGCGGCGCTGGCGCGCCTGTTCGCCGCCGACCGCGCCCTCCGATCGCGCATCGACGGACTGATGAGCAGGCACGGCGGGCTTCTCGCTCCAGACCTCCCCGCGTCGACGGAGGTCCCTCGTCTCGTCCTGGTACCTACGACGATCGGACCCGGCAGCGAGACGAGCGCCGCGGCCTGCCGCGAGATCGGCGGCCTCCGCTCCGTCGTGGTCGGCGAAGCGCTCCGGGCCGACGCCGCCGTGCTCGACGCCGAGCTCACGGCGACGCTGACCCGCTCCTCCGTGCTCGAGGGAGCGGCGGAGGCGGCCCTGCGGCTGATCGGCTCGCGGTCCGGGTCGCCCGCCGACCGCTCCGCCGACGATCGGTCGAGGCGACTGCTGGAGGCGCTGGCCGAGGCCGGCGGCCGCGTCGCCGGGAGCGCCGGACTCGTTCGCCGCGCCGACCGCGCGACGCTCGCTGCGGCGAGCGCCGACAGTCACGGCGTGCTGCGCTCGGCGACAGCCGATCCCTTCGCGGCGACGCACTGGTACCTCGCCAACGAGGTGAGCAGTCGCGCGGGACTGCGGAAGGTGCCGGCGACGATGCCGCTGCTGCCCGTCCTGTGGAGTCGCGACTCCCCGGAGCGTCGCGCGCGACGACGGGCCGTCTGGCAGTGGTTCGCCGCTCCCCTCGGGCTCGACCCGGACCCCGTCGTCGGCAGCGCCCAGTGGTCCGAGCGGTGGGGGATCACCGCTCCGGCCGTCGCCGACCGCGCCCTCCGCGACGCGGCACTCGCGATCGTCGCCCGCTGGGACAGCTCGGCGCTGCCCGGCCTGGCGGTCGACGACGCCCTTCGACTCCTGCGCGCGGCCTTCCCGCCGGCGCGGGCCCTACGACCGAACGAGGGAGGTGAACACATGAACACCACGAACGAGCTCGAATTCCATGAGCTGGAGCAGGCGGTCGCTCCCGACTGGGAGTCGGCGACCTCCGGCTTCACGACGGGGCTCCTCGTCGCGGGCGTCTTCGTCGGTCTCCTCACCTGA
- the mpaD gene encoding daptide-type RiPP biosynthesis aminotransferase, translated as MTASPVLVPLVSPTAAARTVAAVSATGTCIRFADGVEAIDLTSGLWNAPFGCGRPEFTAAIAAALAEASYLSLFRRSHPWAERAAAALLAVVGDALPQSSFRRVLLTTSGGSANDAVMKLLRQRAALLGRPERRLVVGLSGSYHGLTYGAHALSGDELGQDVYGVDRSGVRHVAHDDPDALESLLHREGRRICGIVVEPVLGSGALPLSDALLAVLERASREGVPVVADEVATGFGRTGPFLASSRWPFAPDAVVLSKALTNGTLAAAAVVVGERLLAEIDAADAPFVHAETQAGTPAVCAAVLQSLALLPELLGADGFPRVSTCLDRAVTALSAHPRVLGSSGVGSFRALRIAGVAHADEVLGLVEDVRRRGAVVHPAPGGIQFLPAAVSSDRDLADIPRIISAALDA; from the coding sequence GTGACGGCCTCGCCGGTCCTCGTGCCCCTGGTCTCGCCGACGGCGGCGGCCAGGACCGTCGCGGCGGTGAGCGCGACGGGGACATGCATCCGCTTCGCCGACGGCGTCGAGGCGATCGACCTCACGAGCGGACTGTGGAACGCGCCGTTCGGCTGCGGCCGCCCGGAGTTCACCGCTGCCATCGCCGCGGCTCTGGCCGAGGCCTCCTACCTGTCCCTCTTCCGGCGGAGTCACCCCTGGGCGGAGCGGGCGGCCGCGGCACTGCTCGCGGTCGTCGGCGACGCGCTCCCGCAGTCCTCCTTCCGGCGCGTCCTCCTCACCACCTCGGGCGGCAGCGCGAACGACGCGGTCATGAAGCTGCTCCGCCAGCGGGCCGCGCTCCTCGGTCGGCCGGAGCGCCGGCTGGTCGTCGGCCTGTCCGGCAGCTACCACGGGCTCACCTACGGCGCCCACGCCCTGAGCGGCGACGAGCTGGGCCAGGACGTCTACGGCGTCGATCGCTCGGGGGTCCGGCACGTGGCGCACGACGATCCGGACGCGCTGGAGTCGCTGCTCCACCGGGAGGGACGGCGCATCTGCGGCATCGTCGTGGAGCCCGTCCTCGGCTCCGGCGCCCTCCCGCTCTCGGACGCACTCCTCGCGGTGCTCGAGCGCGCGTCCCGGGAGGGCGTCCCCGTCGTCGCGGACGAGGTGGCGACGGGCTTCGGCCGCACCGGCCCGTTCCTCGCCTCCTCGCGCTGGCCGTTCGCGCCCGACGCGGTCGTTCTGTCGAAGGCTCTGACGAACGGCACGCTCGCGGCGGCCGCCGTGGTCGTCGGCGAGCGGCTCCTCGCGGAGATCGACGCCGCGGACGCCCCGTTCGTCCATGCGGAGACGCAGGCGGGGACACCCGCGGTCTGCGCCGCCGTCCTGCAGAGCCTCGCGCTGCTTCCCGAACTCCTCGGAGCCGACGGCTTCCCGCGCGTGAGCACCTGCCTCGACCGCGCCGTCACCGCGCTGTCCGCTCATCCTCGGGTGCTCGGATCCTCCGGCGTCGGGTCCTTCCGGGCCCTGCGGATCGCGGGGGTCGCCCACGCCGACGAGGTCCTCGGCCTGGTGGAGGACGTCCGGCGGCGCGGGGCGGTCGTGCATCCCGCGCCGGGCGGGATCCAATTCCTGCCTGCGGCGGTGTCCAGCGACCGCGACCTCGCCGACATCCCGCGCATCATCAGTGCGGCGCTCGACGCATGA
- a CDS encoding HAD family hydrolase, giving the protein MIRLALFDLDDTLFAHARAVREGIVAYAAALGDAYAGEAGALQRRWYALEEEHYHRYLAGELDYEGQRRARATAFAADAGVALTPEEASAWFAAYLGHYVVAWTLHDDALPVLDRLDAAGVRIGLITNGDLEFQTRKTDAIGLTERVEHLVASGEVGVTKPDARIFHVACERFGVAPADALYVGDRLGTDAIGAARAGLRGVWLDRVGGPEHGRELPSEAVELGVVRIGSLDELDAVAGLR; this is encoded by the coding sequence ATGATCCGGCTCGCCCTCTTCGACCTCGACGACACGCTCTTCGCGCACGCCCGCGCGGTGCGCGAGGGCATCGTCGCGTACGCGGCCGCGCTCGGCGACGCGTACGCGGGCGAGGCGGGCGCGCTGCAGCGGCGCTGGTACGCCCTGGAGGAGGAGCACTACCACCGGTACCTCGCCGGCGAGCTCGACTACGAGGGGCAGCGCCGTGCCCGCGCCACGGCCTTCGCGGCCGACGCCGGTGTCGCGCTGACGCCCGAGGAGGCGAGCGCGTGGTTCGCCGCCTACCTGGGGCACTACGTCGTGGCGTGGACGCTGCACGACGACGCCCTGCCGGTGCTCGATCGGCTCGACGCGGCGGGCGTCCGGATTGGCCTGATCACCAACGGCGACCTCGAGTTCCAGACGCGCAAGACGGACGCGATCGGTCTGACGGAGCGGGTCGAGCACCTCGTGGCGTCGGGCGAGGTCGGCGTGACGAAGCCGGATGCGCGGATCTTCCACGTCGCCTGCGAGCGCTTCGGCGTCGCTCCGGCCGACGCGCTGTACGTCGGCGACCGGCTGGGCACCGACGCGATCGGCGCGGCACGCGCCGGGTTGCGCGGGGTGTGGCTCGACCGCGTCGGCGGGCCGGAGCACGGGCGCGAGCTGCCCTCCGAGGCCGTCGAGCTCGGGGTGGTGCGGATCGGCTCGCTGGACGAGCTGGACGCGGTCGCGGGGCTGCGCTGA
- the trpS gene encoding tryptophan--tRNA ligase, translated as MTPSTPGAKPVIFSGMQPSSGSLHLGNYIGALTQWVAMQDDFDAHFCVVDLHAITVPQEPAELRARTRATAAQYIAAGIDPERSTLFIQSHVPAHAELAWILNTVTGFGEASRMTQFKDKSAKQGTEAASVGLFTYPILMAADILLYQTDAVPVGEDQRQHLELTRDLAGRFNTRFGETFAIPEPYIAKETAKIYDLQNPGAKMSKSAESDAGLLSVLDEPKVTAKKIMRAVTDTESEVRFDRAAKPGVSNLLTVYSVLAGRTIESLEQEYSGRGYGDLKKGLVEVVAATFDPIRARTAELLEDPAELDRVLSRAADRASETAERTLATVYERVGFLRRSR; from the coding sequence ATGACCCCCAGCACTCCGGGCGCGAAGCCCGTCATCTTCTCCGGCATGCAGCCCTCCTCCGGCTCGCTGCACCTCGGCAACTACATCGGCGCCCTCACCCAGTGGGTCGCGATGCAGGACGACTTCGACGCCCACTTCTGCGTCGTCGACCTGCACGCGATCACCGTGCCGCAGGAGCCCGCCGAGCTGCGCGCGCGCACCCGCGCCACCGCCGCGCAGTACATCGCGGCCGGCATCGATCCGGAGCGCTCGACGCTGTTCATCCAGTCGCACGTCCCGGCGCACGCCGAGCTGGCCTGGATCCTGAACACGGTGACCGGCTTCGGCGAGGCCAGCCGGATGACGCAGTTCAAGGACAAGTCGGCGAAGCAGGGCACGGAGGCGGCCTCGGTCGGCCTCTTCACCTACCCGATCCTGATGGCCGCCGACATCCTGCTGTACCAGACCGACGCCGTCCCGGTCGGCGAGGACCAGCGCCAGCACCTCGAGCTGACCCGCGACCTCGCGGGCCGCTTCAACACGCGCTTCGGCGAGACCTTCGCGATCCCGGAGCCGTACATCGCCAAGGAGACGGCGAAGATCTACGACCTGCAGAACCCCGGCGCGAAGATGTCGAAGTCCGCGGAGTCGGACGCCGGCCTGCTCAGCGTGCTCGACGAGCCGAAGGTCACCGCGAAGAAGATCATGCGGGCCGTCACCGACACCGAGTCCGAGGTGCGCTTCGACCGCGCGGCCAAGCCGGGCGTCTCGAACCTGCTCACCGTCTACTCCGTCCTCGCCGGCCGCACGATCGAGTCGCTCGAGCAGGAGTACTCCGGCCGCGGCTACGGCGACCTGAAGAAGGGCCTGGTCGAGGTCGTCGCGGCGACCTTCGATCCGATCCGCGCGCGCACCGCGGAGCTGCTCGAGGACCCGGCCGAGCTCGACCGGGTGCTCTCCCGCGCGGCGGACCGCGCCTCGGAGACGGCCGAGCGCACGCTCGCGACCGTGTACGAGCGCGTCGGCTTCCTGCGCCGCAGCCGCTGA
- a CDS encoding exodeoxyribonuclease III, translating into MGDWLAARDVDILALQEVRASTDDLTGLLGDEWDVLHDEATAKGRAGVALASRKRATIHRVALGADDFDSAGRWLEADYEVGDRTVTVVSTYVHSGGVGTPKQDEKMRFLDAMIERLPQLQAHNSLAVVMGDLNVGHRTLDIKNWKGNVKKAGFLPEERAYFDRFVGAEGEEGYNAGAGMGWVDLGRRFAGEVPGPYTWWSQRGQAFDTDTGWRIDYQLATPELAALARSYEIDRASAWDTRWSDHAPVVVDYEL; encoded by the coding sequence ATGGGCGACTGGCTCGCCGCCCGCGACGTCGACATCCTCGCCCTGCAGGAGGTCCGCGCCTCCACGGACGACCTCACCGGCCTGCTCGGCGACGAGTGGGACGTGCTGCACGACGAGGCGACCGCCAAGGGCCGCGCCGGAGTCGCGCTCGCCTCCCGCAAGCGCGCGACGATCCACCGGGTCGCGCTCGGCGCCGACGACTTCGACTCCGCGGGCCGCTGGCTCGAGGCCGACTACGAGGTCGGCGACCGCACCGTGACCGTCGTCTCCACCTACGTGCACTCGGGCGGCGTCGGCACGCCGAAGCAGGACGAGAAGATGCGCTTCCTCGACGCCATGATCGAGCGCCTCCCCCAGCTGCAGGCCCACAACTCGCTCGCCGTGGTGATGGGCGACCTCAACGTCGGCCACCGCACCCTCGACATCAAGAACTGGAAGGGCAACGTCAAGAAGGCCGGCTTCCTCCCCGAGGAGCGCGCCTACTTCGACCGCTTCGTCGGCGCCGAGGGCGAGGAGGGCTACAACGCCGGAGCGGGGATGGGCTGGGTCGACCTCGGCCGCCGCTTCGCCGGCGAGGTGCCCGGGCCCTACACCTGGTGGTCGCAGCGCGGTCAGGCGTTCGACACCGACACCGGCTGGCGGATCGACTACCAGCTCGCGACGCCGGAGCTCGCCGCCCTGGCCCGCAGCTACGAGATCGACCGCGCCAGCGCGTGGGACACCCGCTGGTCCGACCACGCGCCCGTCGTCGTCGACTACGAGCTCTGA